A genomic window from Punica granatum isolate Tunisia-2019 chromosome 2, ASM765513v2, whole genome shotgun sequence includes:
- the LOC116195850 gene encoding AAA-ATPase ASD, mitochondrial-like, with protein MQGLFIQLSSAVGGLMIIMTLFRDHIPPHLRDLLEKYTSKLVRLLYPYIEITFTEYTGEWFKKSDVYTAIQNYLTEKATTRAKKLKADTLKDSQSLILTMADNEEVTDEFQGAKLWWSSNKIVPRGMSLSFYPATEERRFYSLTFHKRHRDLITDTYIKHVVNEGKAIALKNRQRKLFTNNPSDNWYRYKSTKWSPVVFEHPATFDTLAMEPKKKQEIMGDLKKFGEGKEYYKKIGKAWKRGYLLYGPPGTGKSTMIAAMANFMSYDVYDLELTTVKDNSELRRLLIDTSSKSIIVIEDIDCSLDLTGQRKKAKKKDDDEDEEGKGDPAKKMKKEEETKESKVTLSGLLNFIDGIWSACGGERIIIFTTNFVDKLDPALIRRGRMDKHIEMSYCCFEAFKVLVNNYLDVESHPLFGMIEAMLKETNMTPADVAENLMPKSGMETPDTCLRSLIKALEEAKGGAARKKAEEEEEAKKKAEEEEEAKKKAKAKDAAKSIEGAKENGVGANGKLEEDKVNVKENGVTN; from the exons ATGCAAGGCCTTTTCATACAACTGAGCTCAGCTGTCGGGGGTCTGATGATAATCATGACCCTCTTCCGAGACCATATCCCGCCTCATCTTCGTGACCTACTCGAGAAATACACCAGCAAGCTCGTTAGATTGTTGTATCCCTACATCGAGATCACTTTCACTGAGTACACGGGCGAGTGGTTCAAGAAGAGTGACGTCTACACCGCCATCCAGAACTACCTAACCGAGAAGGCGACCACGAGAGCTAAGAAGCTAAAGGCTGATACCCTCAAAGACAGCCAATCCTTGATCCTAACTATGGCAGACAACGAGGAGGTCACGGACGAGTTCCAGGGCGCCAAGCTCTGGTGGTCCTCCAACAAGATAGTTCCCCGGGGCATGTCCCTGTCGTTCTATCCTGCCACGGAAGAGAGGAGGTTCTACAGTCTCACCTTCCATAAACGTCACCGGGACTTGATCACAGATACGTATATCAAGCATGTTGTGAACGAGGGGAAGGCAATCGCACTGAAGAATCGGCAGAGGAAGCTCTTCACCAATAACCCAAGCGACAACtg GTATAGGTATAAGTCGACCAAGTGGAGCCCTGTGGTTTTTGAGCACCCTGCGACTTTCGATACCCTGGCAATGGAGCCGAAGAAGAAGCAGGAGATCATGGGCGACCTCAAGAAGTTCGGTGAAGGGAAGGAGTACTACAAGAAGATTGGGAAGGCCTGGAAACGAGGGTACCTCCTCTATGGCCCGCCTGGGACGGGCAAGTCCACGATGATCGCTGCCATGGCGAATTTCATGAGTTACGATGTGTACGATTTGGAGCTGACAACGGTCAAGGACAACTCGGAGTTGAGGAGGCTGCTGATTGATACTTCGAGCAAGTCCATAATTGTGATCGAGGATATTGACTGCTCACTCGACCTCACAGGACAGAGGAAGAAGGCAAAGAAGAAAGACGATGACGAGGATGAGGAAGGTAAGGGTGATCCTGCTaaaaagatgaagaaggaagaggaaaCCAAAGAGAGCAAGGTCACTCTATCGGGTCTTTTGAACTTCATCGATGGGATCTGGTCGGCCTGTGGCGGAGAAAGGATCATTATCTTCACAACTAATTTCGTCGATAAGCTTGACCCGGCACTTATCAGGAGAGGTAGGATGGACAAGCACATCGAGATGTCCTACTGCTGCTTCGAAGCTTTCAAGGTGCTCGTGAACAACTATCTGGATGTCGAGTCTCATCCTCTATTTGGGATGATCGAGGCGATGCTGAAGGAAACAAACATGACACCAGCTGATGTGGCGGAGAACTTGATGCCCAAGTCAGGCATGGAAACTCCGGATACTTGCTTGAGGAGCTTGATCAAAGCTCTCGAGGAGGCAAAGGGGGGAGCAGCGAGAAAGAAGGccgaggaggaagaggaagcgAAGAAAAAggccgaggaggaggaggaagcgAAGAAGAAGGCCAAGGCTAAAGATGCTGCAAAATCGATCGAGGGAGCCAAGGAAAATGGGGTGGGAGCAAATGGGAAATTGGAAGAAGACAAAGTAAATGTGAAAGAGAATGGTGtcacaaactaa